The Phalacrocorax carbo chromosome 21, bPhaCar2.1, whole genome shotgun sequence genome has a window encoding:
- the DLAT gene encoding dihydrolipoyllysine-residue acetyltransferase component of pyruvate dehydrogenase complex, mitochondrial, with product MWRVLARRVAWGAAGAPGLVRSCRALSAAGAAVGAGAVPLGRGPAWGGSMHRPGGLLPPPAGPRLVPCRCCSLPAHQKVALPALSPTMQMGTIARWEKKEGDKIGEGELIAEVETDKATVGFESLEECYLAKILVPEGTRDVPIGAIICITVEKPEYIDAFKNYTLDSAASAPPAASVPPPQAAAPSPPTQLSPQAPGSSYPPHMQVTLPALSPTMTMGTVQRWEKKVGEKLNEGDLLAEIETDKATIGFEVQEEGYLAKILVPEGTRDVPLGTALCIIVEKESDIPAFADYEEAAVADVKAQAPPPPPPLVVATPAAPPPPQPAVPSTPAVPTAGPPPRKGRILVSPLAKKMAAEKGIDLAQVKGTGPDGRITKKDVESFVPPKVAPAPALEAVPAAAAVAAAPVGTFTDIPISNIRRVIAQRLMQSKQTIPHYYLSVDVNMGEVLVLRKELNQEVSDNIKLSVNDFIIKASALACLKVPEANSSWMDTVIRQNHVVDVSVAVSTPAGLITPIVFNAHIKGLASISKDVVSLATKAREGKLQPHEFQGGTFTISNLGMYGIKNFSAIINPPQACILAVGSSEKRLVPADNEKGFDVASMMSVTLSCDHRVVDGAVGAQWLAEFKNFLEKPVTMLL from the exons aTGTGGCGGGTGTTGGCGCGACGCGTGGCCtggggcgcggcgggagcccCTGGTCTGGTGCGGAGCTGCCGAGCGCTCAGTGCCGCTGGGGCCGCggtgggggccggggctgtgccgCTGGGCCGCGGCCCAGCGTGGGGCGGCTCCATGCACCGGCCTGGCGGGCTCCTGCCGCCTCCCGCGGGGCCCCGGCTCGTCCCCTGCCgctgctgcagcctcccagcaCACCAGAAG GTGGCCTTGCCAGCTCTGTCCCCCACAATGCAGATGGGCACCATTGCGCGCTGGGAAAAGAAGGAGGGTGACAAGATTGGTGAAGGGGAGCTCATAGCAGAG GTGGAGACAGACAAAGCAACAGTTGGCTTTGAGAGCCTTGAGGAATGCTACTTGGCCAAGATCCTGGTGCCAGAAGGAACAAGAGATGTTCCTATTGGGGCCATAATATGTATCACAGTAGAAAA gCCTGAATATATTGATGCCTTTAAAAATTACACTCTGGATTCTGCAGCTTCTGCCCCCCCTGCAGCCTCAGTGCCTCCCCCTCAAGCTGCAGCTCCCTCACCACCAACTCAGCTTTCTCCTcaggctcctggcagctctTATCCTCCTCATATGCAG GTCACTCTCCCTGCCCTGTCACCTACCATGACTATGGGCACAGTGCAGAGATGGGAAAAGAAGGTCGGGGAGAAACTGAATGAGGGAGACTTACTGGCAGAAATTGAGACGGATAAAGCCACAATAG gCTTTGAAGTGCAGGAGGAAGGCTACTTGGCAAAAATCTTGGTGCCTGAAGGAACGAGAGATGTGCCATTAGGAACAGCTCTCTGCATCATTGTGGAGAAAGAGTCTGATATTCCAGCCTTTGCTGACTACGAAGAGGCTGCGGTAGCTGATGTAAAGGCAcaagctcctcctcctcctcctccgcta GTGGTGGCaactcctgctgctcctcctcctccccagcctgctgTTCCTTCCACTCCAGCAGTCCCGACAGCTGGACCACCTCCCCGCAAAGGAAGGATCCTGGTTAGTCCTCTTGCAAAGAAAATGgcagcagaaaaaggaattgACCTTGCCCAAGTGAAAG GCACTGGACCAGATGGCAGAATCACAAAGAAAGATGTGGAGTCATTTGTGCCACCAAAGGTTGCTCCA GCTCCAGCACTAGAAGCagttcctgcagctgctgcagttgcAGCTGCACCAGTGGGGACCTTCACAGATATCCCTATCAGCAACATTCGGAGG GTCATTGCTCAGCGGTTGATGCAGTCTAAACAAACAATACCTCACTACTACCTTTCCGTTGATGTAAACATGGGAGAAGTACTGGTGCTAAGGAAAGAACTCAATCAG GAGGTCTCGGATAACATTAAGCTTTCTGTCAATGACTTCATAATTAAAGCTTCTGCTCTGGCATGCTTGAAGGTGCCTGAGGCAAATTCTTCATGGATGGACACAGTTATTAGGCA AAATCACGTAGTGGATGTCAGTGTTGCAGTTAGTACTCCCGCAGGGCTGATAACCCCTATTGTGTTTAATGCACACATAAAGGGTCTGGCTTCCATTAGTAAGGATGTGGTTTCTTTGGCAACTAAAGCCCGAGAGGGTAAACTTCAGCCTCATGAATTCCAG GGTGGTACTTTCACAATTTCCAATTTAGGAATGTATGGGATTAAGAATTTCTCTGCCATAATCAATCCACCTCAAGCCTGTATCCTTGCAGTTGGTTCCTCAGAGAAAAGGCTAGTGCCAGCTGATAATGAGAAAGG atttgaTGTGGCCAGTATGATGTCTGTTACACTTAGCTGTGACCATCGTGTTGTAGATGGAGCAGTTGGAGCCCAGTGGCTTGCTGAATTCAAGAATTTTCTTGAAAAGCCAGTAACCATGCTGCTATAA
- the PIH1D2 gene encoding PIH1 domain-containing protein 2 isoform X3 produces MAGAALERVAQLWSLLDDMAENDPQAYRQLLRQQRAEAERLRAPPEPHLCLRARPAVCARGWGSGSRTGAGAGTRATGGPEGPGRAGRSARLGLLQGAVGGPLFVNVCGWKRVPAPAAPTDPTPVSAGPLEEVPGEGGSLEAMQQRLKGRQMPAPQLSQNIKKELTLDQLLHTMEAEDCSNGPVLLKEESVTQSKGRLIEEIASNEMSEKLNAPVYEMITVKDANKKPLRIELKVELPKVSSVSECDLRISKDDITIEVPEKYKLQLDLPELVDAETTTAAFHKGKRVLFITVPVAKPDP; encoded by the exons ATGGCGGGCGCGGCGCTGGAGCGGGTCGCGCAGCTCTGGTCGCTGCTGGACGACATGGCAGAGAACGATCCCCAGGCCTACCGCCAGCTCCTGCGGCAGCAGCGCGCCGAGGCCGAGCggctccgcgccccgccggAGCCTCACCTGTGCCTGCGGGCCCGGCCCGCGGTGTGTGCTCGGGGTTGGGGCTCGGGCTCCCGCACGGGTGCGGGAGCGGGTACGAGGGCGACCGGTGGGCCGGAGGGAccagggcgggcagggcgctCAGCGCGGCTCGGTCTCTTGCAGGGCGCGGTCGGGGGGCCGCTGTTCGTCAACGTCTGCGGGTGGAAAAGGGTTCCGGCGCCCGCGGCCCCCACTGACCCCACGCCCGTCAGTGCCGGGCCGCTTGAAGAGGTGCCTGGCGAAGGAG GAAGCCTGGAAGCAATGCAGCAACGCCTGAAAGGAAGGCAGATGCCAGCTCCGCAGCTCAGTCAGAACATAAAGAAAG aacTGACACTTGATCAGCTGCTACACACTATGGAAGCCGAGGACTGCAGCAACGGTCCTGTGCTCCTGAAGGAAGAAAGCGTGACACAGTCTAAAGGGCGTCTGATAGAGGAAATTGCCAGTAATGAAATGTCAGAGAAGCTAAATGCCCCTGTTTATGAAATGATCACCGTGAAGGATGCAAACAAGAAACCACTCAGAATTGAACTCAAAGTTGAATTGCCTAAGGTTAGCTCTGTTTCTGAGTGTGACCTGAGAATTTCAAAG gaCGACATAACCATTGAAGTCcctgaaaaatacaaattacaaCTAGATCTGCCAGAATTGGTGGATGCAGAAACAACTACAGCAGCATTTCACAAAGGAAAACGGGTATTGTTTATCACAGTGCCAGTTGCCAAGCCAGACCCTTAA
- the PIH1D2 gene encoding PIH1 domain-containing protein 2 isoform X4, protein MAGAALERVAQLWSLLDDMAENDPQAYRQLLRQQRAEAERLRAPPEPHLCLRARPAVCARGWGSGSRTGAGADLYSIIDVAYNPDVLQRGEENPQKMEHLIHLTLKVVEKRCDLILSPLYTIESFKLKGSLEAMQQRLKGRQMPAPQLSQNIKKELTLDQLLHTMEAEDCSNGPVLLKEESVTQSKGRLIEEIASNEMSEKLNAPVYEMITVKDANKKPLRIELKVELPKVSSVSECDLRISKDDITIEVPEKYKLQLDLPELVDAETTTAAFHKGKRVLFITVPVAKPDP, encoded by the exons ATGGCGGGCGCGGCGCTGGAGCGGGTCGCGCAGCTCTGGTCGCTGCTGGACGACATGGCAGAGAACGATCCCCAGGCCTACCGCCAGCTCCTGCGGCAGCAGCGCGCCGAGGCCGAGCggctccgcgccccgccggAGCCTCACCTGTGCCTGCGGGCCCGGCCCGCGGTGTGTGCTCGGGGTTGGGGCTCGGGCTCCCGCACGGGTGCGGGAGCGG ACCTTTACAGTATTATAGATGTTGCATATAACCCAGATGTTCTTcagaggggagaagaaaacccacaaaaaatgGAACACTTGATCCATTTGACACTTAAAGTTGTTGAAAAACGATGCGACCttattctttctcctttgtACACCATCGAATCATTCAAATTGAAAGGAAGCCTGGAAGCAATGCAGCAACGCCTGAAAGGAAGGCAGATGCCAGCTCCGCAGCTCAGTCAGAACATAAAGAAAG aacTGACACTTGATCAGCTGCTACACACTATGGAAGCCGAGGACTGCAGCAACGGTCCTGTGCTCCTGAAGGAAGAAAGCGTGACACAGTCTAAAGGGCGTCTGATAGAGGAAATTGCCAGTAATGAAATGTCAGAGAAGCTAAATGCCCCTGTTTATGAAATGATCACCGTGAAGGATGCAAACAAGAAACCACTCAGAATTGAACTCAAAGTTGAATTGCCTAAGGTTAGCTCTGTTTCTGAGTGTGACCTGAGAATTTCAAAG gaCGACATAACCATTGAAGTCcctgaaaaatacaaattacaaCTAGATCTGCCAGAATTGGTGGATGCAGAAACAACTACAGCAGCATTTCACAAAGGAAAACGGGTATTGTTTATCACAGTGCCAGTTGCCAAGCCAGACCCTTAA
- the PIH1D2 gene encoding PIH1 domain-containing protein 2 isoform X1 codes for MAGAALERVAQLWSLLDDMAENDPQAYRQLLRQQRAEAERLRAPPEPHLCLRARPAVCARGWGSGSRTGAGAGTRATGGPEGPGRAGRSARLGLLQGAVGGPLFVNVCGWKRVPAPAAPTDPTPVSAGPLEEVPGEGDLYSIIDVAYNPDVLQRGEENPQKMEHLIHLTLKVVEKRCDLILSPLYTIESFKLKGSLEAMQQRLKGRQMPAPQLSQNIKKELTLDQLLHTMEAEDCSNGPVLLKEESVTQSKGRLIEEIASNEMSEKLNAPVYEMITVKDANKKPLRIELKVELPKVSSVSECDLRISKDDITIEVPEKYKLQLDLPELVDAETTTAAFHKGKRVLFITVPVAKPDP; via the exons ATGGCGGGCGCGGCGCTGGAGCGGGTCGCGCAGCTCTGGTCGCTGCTGGACGACATGGCAGAGAACGATCCCCAGGCCTACCGCCAGCTCCTGCGGCAGCAGCGCGCCGAGGCCGAGCggctccgcgccccgccggAGCCTCACCTGTGCCTGCGGGCCCGGCCCGCGGTGTGTGCTCGGGGTTGGGGCTCGGGCTCCCGCACGGGTGCGGGAGCGGGTACGAGGGCGACCGGTGGGCCGGAGGGAccagggcgggcagggcgctCAGCGCGGCTCGGTCTCTTGCAGGGCGCGGTCGGGGGGCCGCTGTTCGTCAACGTCTGCGGGTGGAAAAGGGTTCCGGCGCCCGCGGCCCCCACTGACCCCACGCCCGTCAGTGCCGGGCCGCTTGAAGAGGTGCCTGGCGAAGGAG ACCTTTACAGTATTATAGATGTTGCATATAACCCAGATGTTCTTcagaggggagaagaaaacccacaaaaaatgGAACACTTGATCCATTTGACACTTAAAGTTGTTGAAAAACGATGCGACCttattctttctcctttgtACACCATCGAATCATTCAAATTGAAAGGAAGCCTGGAAGCAATGCAGCAACGCCTGAAAGGAAGGCAGATGCCAGCTCCGCAGCTCAGTCAGAACATAAAGAAAG aacTGACACTTGATCAGCTGCTACACACTATGGAAGCCGAGGACTGCAGCAACGGTCCTGTGCTCCTGAAGGAAGAAAGCGTGACACAGTCTAAAGGGCGTCTGATAGAGGAAATTGCCAGTAATGAAATGTCAGAGAAGCTAAATGCCCCTGTTTATGAAATGATCACCGTGAAGGATGCAAACAAGAAACCACTCAGAATTGAACTCAAAGTTGAATTGCCTAAGGTTAGCTCTGTTTCTGAGTGTGACCTGAGAATTTCAAAG gaCGACATAACCATTGAAGTCcctgaaaaatacaaattacaaCTAGATCTGCCAGAATTGGTGGATGCAGAAACAACTACAGCAGCATTTCACAAAGGAAAACGGGTATTGTTTATCACAGTGCCAGTTGCCAAGCCAGACCCTTAA
- the PIH1D2 gene encoding PIH1 domain-containing protein 2 isoform X2, whose amino-acid sequence MAGAALERVAQLWSLLDDMAENDPQAYRQLLRQQRAEAERLRAPPEPHLCLRARPAGAVGGPLFVNVCGWKRVPAPAAPTDPTPVSAGPLEEVPGEGDLYSIIDVAYNPDVLQRGEENPQKMEHLIHLTLKVVEKRCDLILSPLYTIESFKLKGSLEAMQQRLKGRQMPAPQLSQNIKKELTLDQLLHTMEAEDCSNGPVLLKEESVTQSKGRLIEEIASNEMSEKLNAPVYEMITVKDANKKPLRIELKVELPKVSSVSECDLRISKDDITIEVPEKYKLQLDLPELVDAETTTAAFHKGKRVLFITVPVAKPDP is encoded by the exons ATGGCGGGCGCGGCGCTGGAGCGGGTCGCGCAGCTCTGGTCGCTGCTGGACGACATGGCAGAGAACGATCCCCAGGCCTACCGCCAGCTCCTGCGGCAGCAGCGCGCCGAGGCCGAGCggctccgcgccccgccggAGCCTCACCTGTGCCTGCGGGCCCGGCCCGCG GGCGCGGTCGGGGGGCCGCTGTTCGTCAACGTCTGCGGGTGGAAAAGGGTTCCGGCGCCCGCGGCCCCCACTGACCCCACGCCCGTCAGTGCCGGGCCGCTTGAAGAGGTGCCTGGCGAAGGAG ACCTTTACAGTATTATAGATGTTGCATATAACCCAGATGTTCTTcagaggggagaagaaaacccacaaaaaatgGAACACTTGATCCATTTGACACTTAAAGTTGTTGAAAAACGATGCGACCttattctttctcctttgtACACCATCGAATCATTCAAATTGAAAGGAAGCCTGGAAGCAATGCAGCAACGCCTGAAAGGAAGGCAGATGCCAGCTCCGCAGCTCAGTCAGAACATAAAGAAAG aacTGACACTTGATCAGCTGCTACACACTATGGAAGCCGAGGACTGCAGCAACGGTCCTGTGCTCCTGAAGGAAGAAAGCGTGACACAGTCTAAAGGGCGTCTGATAGAGGAAATTGCCAGTAATGAAATGTCAGAGAAGCTAAATGCCCCTGTTTATGAAATGATCACCGTGAAGGATGCAAACAAGAAACCACTCAGAATTGAACTCAAAGTTGAATTGCCTAAGGTTAGCTCTGTTTCTGAGTGTGACCTGAGAATTTCAAAG gaCGACATAACCATTGAAGTCcctgaaaaatacaaattacaaCTAGATCTGCCAGAATTGGTGGATGCAGAAACAACTACAGCAGCATTTCACAAAGGAAAACGGGTATTGTTTATCACAGTGCCAGTTGCCAAGCCAGACCCTTAA